From Geomonas agri, one genomic window encodes:
- a CDS encoding STAS domain-containing protein — protein MNLATETRNDVVIIYVKEERLDAHNSTDLKSAVQKLFEDGKKNVLVDLKDVRFIDSSGLGALVSGFKNAISHQGNLKLSSLQSQVKSMFELTRLHRVFEIFPSTVEAVENFQS, from the coding sequence ATGAACCTGGCAACCGAGACGAGGAACGACGTTGTAATCATATACGTCAAGGAGGAAAGGCTGGACGCGCACAACTCCACTGATCTTAAGAGCGCGGTACAGAAGCTTTTTGAGGACGGCAAGAAGAACGTTCTGGTGGATTTAAAGGATGTACGTTTTATCGACAGTTCCGGGTTGGGCGCGCTGGTTTCCGGGTTCAAGAATGCCATCTCGCACCAGGGCAACCTGAAACTTTCCTCGCTGCAGTCCCAGGTCAAGTCGATGTTCGAGCTGACCCGCCTGCACCGGGTGTTCGAAATCTTCCCTTCCACCGTGGAGGCAGTGGAGAACTTTCAGTCCTAG
- a CDS encoding peptide-binding protein, with product MILARAVCLLLFLFLAACGKDAPWNKAQGHGGSQFVTGSIGEPSNLIPILASDSSSSDISGLVYNGLVRYDKNLKLKGDLAESWEVSPDGLQITFHLRRGVKWHDGHDFTSRDVLYTYRVTVDPKTPTAYAEDFKQVQSAQAPDTYTFRVTYAKPFAPALASWGMPILPAHLLEGKDITKSPLSRNPVGTGPYIFKEWVPGQRLVLEANPKYWEGAPHLARYVYRIIPDNSTMYMELKAGGVDMMGLSPVQYQRQTTSKEFLARFNKYRYPASAYTYLGYNLRLPMFQDVQVRRAITCAINKEEIIQGVLLGMGQIAHGPYKPGTWAYKAKVDNDPAYDPARAKALLQEAGYRMGAGGILEKDGKPLSFTIMTNQGNDQRLKCAQIIQMRLKKVGIDVKIRVMEWASFLTNFIDKGKFEAVLLGWTISQDPDLYDVWHSSKTGPKELNFIHYLNPELDRLIVKGRGTFDLAKRRDCYYQVQEILAKDQPYTFLYVPDALPAVTSRIKGIEPAPAGIMHNFIKWYVD from the coding sequence ATGATCCTGGCCCGCGCTGTCTGCCTCCTGCTCTTCCTCTTCCTGGCCGCCTGCGGGAAGGATGCGCCGTGGAATAAGGCGCAGGGCCATGGTGGATCGCAGTTTGTCACCGGGAGCATCGGTGAACCTTCCAACCTGATCCCGATCCTCGCCTCGGATAGTTCCTCCAGCGACATCTCCGGGCTGGTGTACAACGGGCTGGTGCGCTACGACAAGAACCTGAAGCTGAAAGGGGACCTGGCCGAGTCGTGGGAGGTTTCCCCCGACGGGCTGCAGATCACCTTCCACCTGCGGCGCGGGGTGAAATGGCACGACGGCCACGACTTCACCTCGCGCGACGTGCTCTACACCTACCGCGTCACCGTCGATCCCAAGACCCCGACCGCATATGCTGAGGATTTCAAGCAGGTGCAGAGCGCCCAGGCGCCCGACACCTACACCTTCCGGGTCACCTATGCCAAACCCTTCGCCCCGGCGCTTGCCTCGTGGGGCATGCCGATCCTGCCGGCGCACCTATTGGAGGGCAAGGACATCACTAAAAGCCCCCTCTCGCGTAACCCGGTGGGCACCGGTCCCTACATCTTCAAGGAGTGGGTCCCGGGGCAGAGGCTCGTGCTGGAAGCGAACCCGAAGTACTGGGAGGGGGCGCCGCACCTGGCACGCTACGTCTACCGGATCATCCCGGACAACTCGACCATGTACATGGAGCTGAAGGCGGGCGGGGTGGACATGATGGGGCTGTCCCCGGTGCAGTACCAGCGCCAGACCACCAGCAAGGAGTTCCTGGCGCGCTTCAACAAGTACCGCTACCCCGCGTCGGCCTACACCTACCTGGGCTACAACCTGCGCCTGCCCATGTTCCAGGACGTCCAGGTGCGCCGGGCCATCACCTGCGCCATCAACAAGGAAGAGATCATCCAGGGCGTGCTTTTGGGCATGGGCCAGATCGCCCACGGACCCTACAAGCCGGGGACCTGGGCCTACAAGGCCAAGGTGGATAACGACCCCGCCTACGACCCGGCGCGAGCCAAGGCGCTGTTGCAGGAGGCCGGCTACCGGATGGGGGCGGGGGGGATCCTCGAGAAGGACGGCAAGCCGCTCAGCTTCACCATCATGACCAACCAGGGCAACGATCAGCGCCTGAAATGCGCCCAGATCATCCAAATGCGCCTGAAAAAGGTGGGCATCGACGTGAAAATCCGGGTGATGGAGTGGGCCTCCTTTTTGACCAACTTCATCGACAAGGGTAAGTTCGAGGCGGTGCTGCTGGGGTGGACCATCTCCCAGGACCCCGACCTGTACGACGTCTGGCATTCCTCGAAGACCGGGCCCAAGGAGCTGAACTTCATCCACTACCTGAACCCGGAACTGGACCGGCTCATCGTGAAGGGGCGGGGCACCTTCGACCTGGCCAAGCGGCGCGACTGCTACTACCAGGTCCAGGAGATCCTGGCCAAGGACCAGCCCTACACCTTCCTGTACGTGCCCGACGCGCTGCCGGCGGTTACCTCCAGGATCAAGGGGATCGAGCCGGCGCCCGCGGGGATCATGCATAACTTCATCAAGTGGTATGTGGACTGA
- a CDS encoding tetratricopeptide repeat protein translates to MTKKCLALLFLPLLINACATEQASVSSPLNELGAVIAPTPPPGEAKNLSLFAMARLRASEGDQEGALSLLREAIAADPASAFLHNAAAQIYLQQNRPEDALTECQAAIAIDPASLQAQQLCGNILMSLQREKEAVPHYKKVIELDPTKEEVYLHIAIYYLKSFEYEQAVDTLKALVKASPESALGYYYLAKTYEQMRLTKEALAYYKKAVELKPDFEQALIEMGISQETQGLIPDAIDSYKDLLEINPNNANVIQHLAQLFIQQKRLDEALALLQQKGGKSLETSRKIGLLLLELERYDEAIKTFQDILAVEPGAQQVRFYLASAFEEKEDVDQAIAEFKQISRESPYFLDALGHLAYLYKEKGQPEKGIALLQQEIGEQPSRIEPYLHLAGFYESMEQYQRGIDTLKSMDPKLQSDPRVLFRLGILYDKMGQKELSVSMMKKVLEVTPDDPQALNYLGYTYAEMGENLEEALTYLKKAVSLRPDDGFILDSLGWTYFKLKRYNEAITQLERAAELSSGDATVLMHLADVYCAAHNYKKALPLYKKLQKMEPEQGAELAEKIKHCRQEAGEK, encoded by the coding sequence ATGACCAAGAAGTGTCTAGCGCTCCTTTTCCTGCCCCTGTTGATCAACGCCTGCGCCACCGAGCAAGCTTCGGTCTCGTCACCGCTTAACGAGTTGGGTGCCGTCATTGCGCCGACCCCTCCCCCGGGGGAAGCGAAGAACCTCTCCCTGTTCGCCATGGCCAGGCTGCGCGCCTCCGAAGGAGATCAGGAGGGGGCGTTGAGCCTGTTGCGCGAGGCCATCGCCGCTGATCCCGCCTCGGCCTTCCTGCACAACGCAGCTGCGCAGATTTACCTGCAGCAGAACCGCCCCGAGGATGCCCTCACCGAGTGCCAGGCTGCCATCGCCATCGATCCCGCCTCGCTGCAGGCCCAGCAGTTGTGCGGCAACATCCTGATGAGCCTGCAACGCGAGAAGGAGGCGGTCCCCCATTACAAGAAGGTGATCGAGCTGGACCCCACCAAGGAAGAGGTCTACCTGCACATCGCCATCTACTACCTGAAAAGCTTCGAATATGAGCAGGCGGTGGACACCTTAAAGGCGCTGGTGAAGGCTTCCCCGGAATCCGCACTGGGCTACTACTACCTGGCCAAGACCTACGAGCAGATGCGGCTCACCAAGGAGGCGCTCGCCTATTACAAGAAGGCGGTCGAGCTGAAGCCCGATTTCGAACAAGCCCTGATCGAGATGGGGATCTCCCAGGAGACCCAGGGGCTGATCCCGGACGCCATCGACAGCTATAAGGACCTCCTGGAGATCAATCCCAATAACGCCAACGTCATCCAGCACCTGGCGCAGCTTTTCATCCAGCAGAAGCGCCTTGACGAGGCGCTGGCCCTGCTGCAGCAGAAGGGGGGTAAGTCGCTGGAGACTTCCAGGAAGATCGGCTTGCTGCTGCTCGAACTCGAGCGCTACGACGAGGCCATCAAAACCTTCCAGGACATACTCGCCGTCGAGCCGGGCGCGCAGCAGGTCCGTTTTTACCTCGCCTCCGCGTTCGAGGAGAAGGAGGACGTGGACCAGGCGATTGCCGAGTTCAAGCAGATCTCCCGCGAATCGCCCTACTTCCTCGATGCCTTGGGGCACCTGGCTTACCTGTACAAGGAGAAGGGACAGCCGGAGAAGGGGATCGCCCTGCTCCAGCAGGAGATCGGGGAGCAACCTTCCCGCATCGAGCCCTACCTGCACCTGGCCGGCTTCTACGAGTCAATGGAGCAGTACCAGCGCGGCATAGACACGCTGAAATCCATGGACCCGAAGCTGCAGTCGGACCCGCGCGTGCTGTTCCGGCTGGGCATCCTCTACGACAAGATGGGGCAGAAGGAACTCTCGGTCAGCATGATGAAGAAGGTGCTGGAGGTGACTCCGGACGATCCACAGGCGCTCAACTACCTTGGCTACACCTACGCCGAGATGGGTGAGAACCTCGAGGAAGCGCTGACCTACCTGAAAAAAGCGGTGAGCCTGAGGCCGGACGACGGCTTCATCCTGGACAGCCTGGGGTGGACCTACTTCAAGCTCAAGCGCTACAACGAGGCCATCACGCAACTGGAGCGGGCTGCCGAGCTCTCCAGCGGCGACGCGACCGTGCTCATGCACCTGGCCGACGTCTACTGCGCCGCCCACAATTACAAAAAGGCGCTGCCGCTCTACAAGAAGTTGCAGAAGATGGAGCCGGAGCAGGGCGCCGAACTTGCCGAGAAGATCAAACACTGCCGCCAGGAAGCCGGTGAAAAATGA
- a CDS encoding bifunctional aminoglycoside phosphotransferase/ATP-binding protein: MDQKLIKSLLEAPAYPEPTAEVRLVETHVSFIFITDRFVYKVKKAVDYGFLDFTSLDRRRFYCGEEVRLNRRLCPEVYLGVVELREAPHGAAFHGSGKVIDYAVKMKRLPQERMLDQLLKDGSACDADMTRIAAAVASFHAAAERGPHIAACGSPAIVGQNWEENFRQSAPFVGTTLQAGELAEIRQWVTAFLTSSEALFQARIADGFIRDCDGDLHSGNICLTDPVCIFDCIEFNERFRYIDTAADLAFLLMDLEYAGRPELSRALLTAYCAASRDEAMTPLLDFYKAQRAFVRGKVTSLRLGQPGISPDESAAVMVAARRYFRLARGYALRHRLAPTLVLTCGLSGSGKSSLAAEISRELGLDLTRSDLVRKALAGVPAAGGERDAAYRAGIYTEAMDRATYDALLSGAEQSLAAGRGVVVDATFQRRTDRERFAELAARLGVPLLVVETRCPEQVARERLERRRHDPTEVSDARWEHYQLQQAEFEHPEPGQSVLIDSTLPVWDEAELVLAAMGLTV; encoded by the coding sequence ATGGATCAAAAGCTTATAAAATCGCTACTTGAAGCACCAGCCTACCCAGAGCCGACGGCAGAGGTGCGCCTGGTCGAGACCCACGTCTCCTTCATCTTCATCACCGACCGCTTTGTATACAAGGTAAAAAAGGCCGTCGACTACGGCTTTCTGGACTTCACTTCGCTCGACCGGCGCCGCTTTTATTGCGGCGAAGAGGTACGTCTGAACCGGCGCCTGTGCCCCGAGGTCTACCTGGGAGTGGTGGAACTGCGCGAGGCCCCGCATGGCGCGGCTTTCCACGGTTCCGGCAAGGTCATCGACTATGCCGTCAAGATGAAGCGCCTGCCCCAGGAGCGCATGCTGGACCAGTTGCTCAAGGATGGCTCCGCCTGCGACGCCGACATGACCCGTATCGCTGCCGCCGTGGCCTCCTTCCATGCGGCAGCGGAGCGCGGCCCACACATCGCCGCCTGCGGCTCACCCGCCATAGTCGGCCAGAACTGGGAAGAGAATTTCCGCCAGAGCGCCCCCTTCGTTGGCACCACGCTGCAGGCAGGTGAACTGGCGGAAATCCGCCAATGGGTGACCGCCTTCTTGACCTCCAGCGAGGCGCTGTTCCAGGCCCGCATCGCTGACGGCTTTATCAGGGACTGCGACGGGGACCTCCACTCCGGCAACATCTGCCTTACCGACCCGGTCTGCATCTTCGACTGCATCGAGTTCAACGAGCGCTTCCGCTACATCGACACCGCCGCCGACCTCGCCTTCCTACTCATGGATCTCGAGTACGCCGGCCGCCCGGAGCTCTCCCGCGCGCTGCTCACCGCCTACTGCGCGGCAAGCCGCGACGAGGCGATGACACCCTTGCTCGATTTTTACAAGGCGCAGCGGGCTTTCGTGCGGGGCAAGGTGACCAGCCTGCGCCTGGGCCAGCCGGGCATCAGCCCGGATGAGTCTGCCGCGGTGATGGTCGCGGCGCGGCGTTACTTCCGCCTGGCGCGCGGCTACGCGCTCAGACACCGGCTTGCGCCGACGCTCGTCCTCACCTGTGGCCTGAGCGGCAGTGGCAAGAGCAGCCTGGCCGCCGAGATCAGCCGGGAGCTGGGACTCGACCTGACCCGCTCCGATCTGGTACGCAAGGCGCTGGCCGGCGTGCCGGCTGCAGGAGGGGAGCGCGACGCCGCTTACCGCGCCGGCATCTACACTGAGGCCATGGACCGCGCCACCTACGACGCACTGCTGTCCGGTGCCGAGCAATCGCTGGCTGCCGGTCGCGGGGTCGTGGTGGACGCCACCTTCCAACGGCGCACCGACCGGGAGCGCTTCGCCGAGCTGGCCGCCCGTTTGGGGGTGCCGTTGTTGGTCGTTGAGACCCGCTGCCCGGAACAGGTAGCCCGTGAGCGACTGGAGCGGCGCCGCCACGATCCGACCGAGGTCTCCGATGCCCGCTGGGAGCACTACCAGCTGCAGCAGGCGGAATTCGAGCACCCGGAACCGGGGCAAAGCGTGCTTATTGACAGCACCCTCCCGGTCTGGGACGAGGCCGAGCTGGTGCTCGCCGCCATGGGGTTAACCGTATGA
- a CDS encoding ABC transporter permease, whose amino-acid sequence MANYLIKRILMLVPLLLGITLITFTVIHLAPGEPVEMQSAMSPKASAASRARLREFYGLDKPLHVQYGMWLSNLSRLDFGRSFAPDNRPVLDKIKERIPITISLNVIALILEFGLALPIGIMAAVHRDTLLDRAISVFVFVGFAVPTFWLALLCMYLFGVKLSWLPISGIHSLGSDQWSFFWRSADLARHLVLPIAIATFGSLAGLSRYMRSTMIEVLSQDYITTARAKGVRERVIIYRHALKNALLPVITLLGFSLPALIGGSVIFETIFSIPGMGQLFYQGVMARDYPLVMGILVIGACLTLIGNLLADLCYAVADPRIRHGRG is encoded by the coding sequence ATGGCCAACTACTTGATCAAAAGGATACTCATGCTGGTCCCGCTGCTTTTGGGGATCACGCTGATCACCTTCACGGTGATCCATCTCGCGCCGGGGGAACCGGTGGAGATGCAGTCGGCCATGAGTCCCAAGGCTTCGGCCGCGTCGCGGGCACGGCTGCGCGAGTTCTACGGGCTGGACAAGCCGCTGCACGTGCAGTACGGCATGTGGCTCTCCAACCTCTCGCGACTGGACTTCGGCCGTTCCTTCGCTCCGGACAACCGCCCGGTACTGGACAAGATCAAGGAGCGAATCCCCATCACCATCTCGCTCAACGTGATCGCCCTGATCCTCGAGTTCGGCCTGGCGCTCCCCATCGGCATCATGGCGGCGGTGCACCGGGACACCCTGCTGGACCGGGCCATCTCGGTGTTCGTCTTCGTCGGATTCGCGGTGCCGACCTTCTGGCTGGCGCTTTTGTGCATGTACCTCTTCGGCGTAAAGCTCTCCTGGCTCCCCATCTCCGGTATCCATTCGCTGGGAAGCGACCAGTGGTCCTTCTTCTGGCGCAGTGCGGACCTGGCGCGGCACCTGGTGCTCCCGATAGCCATCGCCACCTTCGGCAGCCTGGCCGGACTGTCCCGCTACATGCGCTCGACCATGATCGAGGTGCTGTCGCAGGACTACATCACCACGGCCCGGGCCAAGGGGGTGCGCGAGCGGGTGATCATCTATCGGCACGCCCTGAAAAACGCGCTCCTTCCCGTGATCACGCTGCTCGGCTTCTCGCTTCCGGCCCTGATCGGCGGCAGCGTCATCTTTGAGACCATTTTCTCGATCCCCGGGATGGGGCAGCTTTTCTACCAGGGGGTGATGGCGCGCGACTACCCGCTGGTGATGGGCATCCTGGTCATCGGCGCCTGCCTGACACTGATCGGCAACCTGTTGGCTGACCTCTGCTACGCCGTCGCGGATCCCCGCATCAGGCATGGGAGGGGATGA
- a CDS encoding SpoIIE family protein phosphatase, with protein MLDVNWVWGTALLYIAFLFLVAYYADQRQKAGRSITANAWVYALSIAVYATSWTFYGSVGKAATTGIDFLPVYLGPTLTAFSWWFLLKKMVRISKENNITSIADFISSRYGSSQWLGGIITVITLMGVMPYIALQLKAISTSFTIITGYHDFHVGFMERFYIPSPHPGLFTALFLAVFSVLFGARHLISTERHDGLVAAVALESVVKLVAMLTVGLCITYFTFDGMSDIFQRMQARDPQLLARLTTLDDRGDNSYASMFSILTLSMGAVMLLPRQFQIMVLENSHEAHLNTASWRFPAYMFLMNLFVMPIALAGVLLSGTNAGADYFVLTLPMQLGYPWLALVAFLGGFSASAGMVMVESIAVSTMLLNHVLLPVVIKLKPRAWFPLLLINLKRFGIVLVILLGYLYQSVVGESYMLANMGLISFSAAIQFAPALVGGLYWPRGNKAGAIAGLLAGFGVWFYTLLMPSLLKAGGWQGDFLLKGPFGIALLRPQELFGLTGLDPYTHTLFWSMFINIAGYLSLSILLGQGEKEREQVNRFVRVFTPESAAPQWETKRLSKPVTIVQFVNLMSKFIGEQQANAAITDYLGDREIDSKGGVSEFELPNLKRFVEKTLAGSLGGAAAGAVVESFLSDIGSRMEPVYDIFSTVRTSRDQSREALFVRLRASEIMNRSLELDIIMGDLLELLLREFKLDLAVIRLLNDESVLQVRCYRGVGGERLTAEDRILEIDTHVGEAFLGRRTEFLNDTAFITKPIAKEIFRREGIKSFAHIPIVSEGAQPVGILSVFSRSIVGLFTEQFVELLESLAGQLAQAVRIVEEREAKERERRQKEAALLENARVTRDLELAKQIQLSLLPEHPPTLPGVRIASRCVPAAHVGGDYYDFFQRGDQVVDLVMADVSGHSVGAALIMVETRSVLRAQIQEPRSSSDLLKLLNELLHDDLTVAELFITMFCARYDSATRTLRYANAGHTRPLLFRAGTQMELDAEGLILGVERSVAFEEQQVTLQAGDLLFIYTDGIIEAENGAGELFGIPRLCELIETMLDQEPDVVIERVLSEVSSYAWPDPLQDDISMVVMKVA; from the coding sequence ATGCTGGATGTGAACTGGGTCTGGGGCACCGCCCTGCTCTACATAGCCTTTCTGTTTTTGGTCGCCTACTACGCCGACCAGCGCCAGAAGGCCGGCCGCAGCATCACCGCCAACGCCTGGGTCTACGCCCTCTCCATAGCCGTCTATGCCACGTCCTGGACCTTCTACGGTTCGGTGGGCAAAGCAGCAACCACCGGCATCGACTTCCTCCCGGTCTACCTTGGCCCCACCCTCACCGCCTTCAGCTGGTGGTTCCTGCTCAAGAAGATGGTCAGGATCTCCAAGGAAAACAACATCACCTCCATCGCCGACTTCATCAGCTCCCGCTACGGCTCCTCGCAGTGGCTGGGCGGCATCATCACCGTGATCACCCTGATGGGGGTGATGCCCTACATCGCCCTGCAGTTGAAGGCGATCTCCACCTCCTTCACCATCATCACCGGCTACCACGACTTCCACGTCGGCTTCATGGAGCGGTTCTACATCCCCTCCCCTCACCCGGGGCTCTTCACCGCGCTCTTCCTGGCAGTGTTCAGCGTCCTGTTCGGGGCGAGGCACCTCATCTCCACCGAGCGCCACGACGGCCTGGTGGCTGCGGTCGCGCTGGAATCCGTGGTGAAGCTGGTCGCCATGCTCACCGTCGGGCTGTGCATCACCTACTTCACCTTTGACGGTATGTCCGACATCTTTCAGCGCATGCAGGCCAGGGACCCGCAGCTGCTGGCGCGGCTCACCACACTGGACGACCGCGGCGACAACTCCTATGCCTCCATGTTCAGCATCCTCACCCTCTCCATGGGGGCCGTGATGCTCCTGCCGCGCCAGTTCCAGATAATGGTGCTGGAAAACTCCCACGAGGCGCACCTCAATACCGCCTCCTGGCGCTTCCCGGCCTATATGTTCCTGATGAACCTGTTCGTGATGCCCATCGCCCTGGCCGGTGTGCTCCTGAGCGGCACCAACGCCGGGGCGGACTACTTCGTGCTCACCCTCCCCATGCAGCTTGGCTACCCGTGGCTCGCTCTGGTCGCCTTCCTGGGAGGCTTTTCCGCCTCGGCCGGGATGGTCATGGTGGAATCGATCGCCGTATCGACCATGCTGTTGAACCACGTGCTGTTGCCGGTGGTGATCAAGTTGAAGCCGCGCGCCTGGTTCCCGCTGCTGCTCATCAACCTCAAGCGGTTCGGTATCGTGCTGGTCATCCTCCTGGGCTACCTGTACCAGAGCGTGGTCGGGGAAAGTTACATGCTGGCCAACATGGGGCTCATCTCCTTCTCCGCGGCCATCCAGTTTGCGCCGGCCCTGGTCGGCGGTCTCTACTGGCCCCGCGGCAACAAGGCGGGCGCCATTGCGGGACTTCTGGCAGGTTTCGGGGTCTGGTTTTACACGTTGCTGATGCCCTCGCTGCTGAAGGCCGGCGGCTGGCAGGGCGACTTCCTGCTCAAAGGCCCCTTCGGTATTGCGCTGTTGCGCCCGCAGGAACTGTTCGGGCTGACCGGGCTCGACCCGTACACGCACACCCTGTTCTGGAGCATGTTCATCAACATCGCCGGCTACCTATCGCTGTCCATCCTCCTGGGCCAGGGGGAGAAGGAGCGCGAGCAGGTGAACCGCTTTGTCCGGGTCTTCACCCCTGAGAGCGCCGCGCCGCAGTGGGAGACCAAGCGCCTGTCCAAGCCGGTCACCATCGTGCAGTTCGTCAATCTGATGAGCAAGTTCATCGGCGAGCAGCAGGCCAACGCCGCCATCACCGACTACCTCGGGGACCGCGAGATCGACAGCAAGGGGGGCGTCTCAGAGTTCGAGCTCCCCAACCTGAAGCGCTTCGTGGAGAAGACGCTGGCCGGCTCCCTGGGCGGCGCCGCGGCGGGGGCTGTGGTCGAGAGTTTCCTCTCCGACATCGGCTCGCGCATGGAACCGGTCTACGACATCTTTTCCACCGTGCGCACCTCGCGCGACCAGAGCCGCGAGGCCCTCTTCGTCAGGCTGCGCGCCTCCGAGATCATGAACCGGTCGCTGGAGCTTGACATCATCATGGGCGACCTTTTGGAGCTGTTGCTGCGCGAGTTCAAGCTTGACCTCGCCGTGATCCGCCTCCTAAACGACGAGTCGGTGCTGCAGGTGCGCTGCTACCGCGGCGTCGGCGGCGAGCGGCTCACCGCGGAGGACCGCATCCTCGAGATCGACACCCACGTCGGCGAGGCGTTCCTGGGGCGGCGCACCGAGTTCTTGAACGACACCGCCTTCATCACCAAGCCCATCGCCAAGGAGATCTTCCGCCGCGAGGGGATCAAGTCCTTCGCCCATATCCCCATCGTAAGCGAGGGGGCCCAGCCGGTCGGCATCCTCTCGGTCTTCTCCCGCTCCATCGTCGGCCTCTTCACCGAACAGTTCGTCGAGCTCCTGGAGAGCCTGGCCGGGCAGCTGGCCCAAGCCGTGCGCATCGTCGAGGAACGCGAGGCCAAGGAGCGGGAGCGGCGCCAGAAGGAGGCGGCCCTTCTGGAGAACGCCCGGGTCACCCGCGATCTCGAGCTCGCCAAGCAGATCCAGCTGTCGCTGCTTCCGGAACACCCCCCCACCCTGCCCGGGGTGCGTATCGCCAGCCGCTGCGTCCCCGCAGCCCACGTCGGCGGGGACTACTACGACTTCTTCCAGCGCGGCGACCAGGTGGTCGACCTGGTAATGGCCGACGTCTCCGGCCACAGCGTTGGCGCCGCCCTGATCATGGTGGAGACTCGCAGCGTGCTCCGGGCCCAGATCCAGGAACCGCGCTCGTCGAGCGACCTCTTGAAGCTCTTGAACGAACTGCTCCACGACGACCTGACCGTCGCCGAGCTGTTCATCACCATGTTCTGCGCCAGGTACGACAGCGCGACCCGGACCCTCAGGTACGCCAACGCAGGCCACACCCGGCCGCTGCTGTTCCGCGCCGGGACGCAGATGGAGCTCGATGCCGAGGGTCTCATCCTGGGCGTGGAGCGCAGCGTCGCCTTCGAAGAACAACAGGTGACGCTGCAGGCGGGGGACCTCCTCTTCATCTACACCGACGGCATCATCGAAGCAGAGAACGGCGCCGGAGAACTGTTCGGCATCCCGAGGCTGTGCGAGCTGATCGAGACCATGCTGGACCAGGAGCCCGATGTGGTGATCGAAAGGGTGCTCTCAGAGGTCTCTTCCTACGCCTGGCCCGATCCTTTACAGGACGACATATCCATGGTAGTCATGAAAGTTGCCTGA
- a CDS encoding ATP-binding protein, with protein MGNTIEVDIKVPNKTRYLSLIGKIGEDIARELERYSGDKEVLAYHLNLVLTEAMVNAIKHAGPKEPEKLVRIVITLHHDDLTIRVYDDGQGFDINTIPAPNFEELEDRGRGIFLIRTLMDSVAYRKNCKENMLEMKKKLG; from the coding sequence ATGGGAAACACGATCGAGGTCGACATAAAGGTTCCCAACAAGACCAGGTACCTGAGTCTCATCGGGAAGATCGGGGAGGACATCGCCCGCGAGCTGGAACGCTACAGCGGCGACAAGGAGGTCTTGGCCTACCATCTGAACCTGGTCCTCACCGAGGCGATGGTGAACGCCATCAAGCATGCCGGCCCCAAGGAACCGGAAAAGCTGGTGCGCATCGTGATTACCCTGCACCACGACGACCTGACCATCCGGGTCTACGACGACGGCCAGGGGTTCGACATCAACACCATCCCGGCCCCCAACTTCGAAGAGTTGGAGGACCGGGGTCGGGGTATCTTCCTAATTCGAACCTTGATGGACTCGGTGGCCTACCGCAAAAACTGCAAGGAAAACATGCTGGAGATGAAGAAGAAACTCGGTTGA
- the opp4C gene encoding oligopeptide ABC transporter permease, whose amino-acid sequence MRDQVSSPYREFWERFTSNRFATAGLVVIVVLFVLSMAAALVTPYSPDTIDAWHVLLPPSASHWFGTDELGRDVFTRVVYGARVSLKVGFVAVGIAVVIGTVIGLFAGFYGGWIDSLLMRLVDIMLCFPTFFLILAVIAMLEPSIWYIMVIIGLTGWMGVARLVRAEVLSLKSRDFILAARVLGASDLRIIFRHILPNALSPVLVSATLGVAGAILTESALSFLGIGVQPPTPSWGNILTSGKDYIEFAWWLSLFPGVAILVTVLSYNLVGEGIRDALDPRRQG is encoded by the coding sequence ATGCGTGACCAGGTGAGCAGCCCGTACCGGGAGTTCTGGGAACGCTTCACCAGTAACCGTTTCGCGACGGCGGGTTTGGTGGTGATCGTGGTCCTGTTCGTGCTGTCCATGGCAGCGGCGCTGGTTACCCCGTACAGCCCCGACACCATCGACGCATGGCACGTGCTGCTGCCCCCGTCCGCCAGCCACTGGTTCGGGACGGATGAACTGGGGCGCGACGTCTTCACCCGCGTCGTGTACGGCGCCCGCGTCTCGCTCAAGGTCGGCTTCGTGGCCGTCGGCATCGCCGTGGTCATCGGGACTGTCATCGGGCTCTTTGCCGGCTTCTACGGCGGCTGGATCGATTCGTTGCTGATGAGGCTGGTCGACATCATGCTCTGCTTCCCGACCTTCTTCCTGATCCTCGCCGTGATCGCCATGCTGGAGCCGTCCATCTGGTACATCATGGTAATCATCGGGCTCACCGGCTGGATGGGGGTGGCGCGACTGGTGCGCGCCGAGGTGCTCTCGCTCAAGAGCCGCGATTTCATCCTGGCGGCCCGGGTGCTGGGGGCGTCGGACCTGCGCATCATCTTCCGACACATTTTGCCCAACGCACTGTCGCCGGTGCTGGTTTCGGCGACGCTGGGTGTCGCGGGCGCCATCCTGACCGAGTCGGCGCTCTCGTTCCTGGGGATCGGGGTGCAACCGCCGACGCCGAGCTGGGGCAACATCCTCACCTCCGGCAAGGACTACATCGAGTTCGCCTGGTGGCTGTCGCTGTTCCCGGGCGTGGCCATCCTGGTCACGGTGCTCTCCTACAACCTGGTAGGGGAGGGGATCCGGGACGCGCTGGACCCGAGGCGGCAAGGATAA